One Phycisphaera mikurensis NBRC 102666 DNA window includes the following coding sequences:
- a CDS encoding cysteine peptidase family C39 domain-containing protein → MPSSPPLDLPPTDLLLAVCVQTVAALVAFAAGAAVSRALREREADWPLLLAALAGGLLAAWLIAGREPTFVAGWLPVPAVIVYGNPGPALGGLLAGLLAANRRVPGWRRAPLAAAVAAVGLYGPASTLLHEPPAVRPVRRDGIDMQTHRASCSAAAAATLLRARGILGFTEREMVRLCLTGERGTPLLGAFRGLYLAAERAGAPLRPVFRRMPAAELRARPELLPAMVSVRLTEELDERDPRYRGDWGWLLGVTHSVVVFRFTRDGRVEVGDPGAGRELWSVAALESLWVGDVLSLETPDPG, encoded by the coding sequence ATGCCCTCCTCCCCGCCGCTGGACCTGCCGCCGACCGACCTCCTCCTCGCGGTCTGCGTCCAGACGGTCGCCGCGCTCGTCGCGTTCGCCGCGGGGGCGGCGGTGTCGCGGGCGCTGCGGGAGCGGGAGGCGGATTGGCCGCTGCTGCTCGCCGCGCTGGCGGGAGGATTGCTCGCGGCCTGGCTCATCGCCGGCCGCGAGCCGACCTTCGTCGCCGGGTGGCTGCCGGTGCCCGCGGTCATCGTCTACGGCAACCCGGGCCCGGCGCTCGGCGGCCTGCTCGCGGGCCTGCTCGCGGCCAACCGCCGCGTGCCGGGCTGGCGCAGGGCCCCGCTCGCGGCCGCGGTCGCGGCGGTCGGTCTGTACGGACCCGCCTCGACGCTGCTGCACGAGCCGCCGGCGGTGCGGCCGGTCCGCCGCGACGGCATCGACATGCAGACCCACCGGGCCAGCTGCAGCGCCGCCGCGGCCGCGACGCTGCTGCGGGCACGCGGGATTCTCGGCTTCACCGAGCGGGAAATGGTCCGGCTGTGCCTCACCGGCGAGCGCGGCACCCCGCTTCTGGGGGCCTTCCGCGGGCTCTACCTCGCGGCGGAGCGAGCCGGGGCCCCGCTGCGGCCGGTGTTCCGCCGCATGCCGGCCGCGGAGCTGCGGGCGCGGCCTGAGCTGCTGCCCGCGATGGTGAGCGTGCGCCTCACCGAGGAGCTCGACGAGCGCGACCCGCGCTACCGCGGCGACTGGGGCTGGCTGCTCGGCGTCACCCACTCGGTGGTCGTCTTCCGCTTCACCCGCGACGGCCGGGTGGAGGTCGGCGACCCGGGCGCCGGCCGGGAGCTGTGGTCGGTCGCGGCGCTGGAGAGCCTCTGGGTGGGCGACGTGCTCAGCCTGGAGACGCCGGATCCCGGTTGA
- a CDS encoding YidB family protein: MHGRCPARARRPDHEELTPGRGARRERRGEKDGRRGDRAGHAGSYRPRGRPLPSLPDPAAQHHPEKTMSLLGPLSNLLNADDGVTRDAGQQRGLVGMASELLGSAGGMSGLVAALSAGGLGEQVKTWLGDGPNASVSAGELEAALGSEKIQQLAAKFGLDPAAAATQLSAFLPGLLDKLSPGGETPADGDVMKQVTGLLGGLMK, from the coding sequence CTGCACGGCCGGTGTCCCGCCCGCGCCCGTCGCCCCGACCACGAAGAGCTCACGCCCGGACGCGGGGCACGCCGCGAGCGCCGCGGCGAGAAGGACGGCCGGCGGGGGGATCGTGCGGGTCATGCCGGATCCTACCGCCCCCGAGGCCGACCCCTACCCTCGCTCCCGGACCCCGCCGCGCAACACCACCCAGAGAAAACCATGTCCCTCCTCGGCCCGCTCTCCAACCTCCTCAACGCCGACGACGGCGTCACCCGCGACGCCGGCCAGCAGAGAGGCCTCGTGGGCATGGCCTCCGAGCTGCTCGGCTCCGCCGGCGGCATGAGCGGGCTCGTCGCGGCGCTCAGCGCCGGCGGCCTGGGCGAGCAGGTGAAGACCTGGCTGGGCGACGGGCCCAACGCGAGCGTCTCGGCGGGTGAACTCGAGGCGGCGCTGGGATCGGAGAAGATCCAGCAGCTCGCGGCGAAGTTCGGCCTGGACCCGGCCGCCGCCGCGACGCAGCTGTCCGCCTTCCTCCCGGGCCTCCTGGACAAGCTCTCGCCCGGCGGCGAGACGCCCGCCGACGGCGACGTGATGAAGCAGGTGACCGGCCTGCTCGGCGGCCTGATGAAGTGA
- the ribD gene encoding bifunctional diaminohydroxyphosphoribosylaminopyrimidine deaminase/5-amino-6-(5-phosphoribosylamino)uracil reductase RibD has protein sequence MLPPRPSPWETDATLTEAQAMAAAVRLAERATGRVEPNPRVGCVLLAAGPVERPRPVLGRGFHRRFGGPHAEVQALADARRRGPLAPGFTAVVTLEPCRHTGKTPPCTEALLAAGVGRVVAGEVDPDPRVSGGGFGRLRAAGVEAVAAPTPGTAWLLAPFAKRLATGLPWVIAKWAQTLDGCVATAGGDSKWISNEASRRRVHRLRARVDAVLTGAGTAVADDPRLTARGVRVHRRARRVVFDRSGRLPAGAALRERGGPPLEVTADPPEAVLRRLAADGCTRVLLEAGPGLAGAFFAAGLVDEIHAYVAPLLLGDPAGLGPAAAGSMERMAGARPLRLVSASRLGDDLCLVYAVNRDPASPG, from the coding sequence ATGCTCCCGCCCCGACCGAGCCCGTGGGAGACGGACGCGACGCTCACCGAGGCGCAGGCGATGGCGGCGGCGGTGCGGCTGGCGGAGCGGGCGACGGGGCGGGTGGAGCCCAACCCGCGGGTGGGGTGCGTGCTGCTCGCGGCGGGGCCGGTGGAGCGGCCGCGGCCCGTGCTCGGCCGCGGGTTCCACCGGCGCTTCGGCGGGCCGCACGCGGAGGTGCAAGCCCTCGCCGACGCGCGGCGGCGTGGCCCGCTCGCGCCCGGCTTCACCGCCGTGGTCACGCTGGAGCCGTGCCGCCACACCGGCAAGACGCCGCCCTGCACCGAGGCGTTGCTCGCGGCGGGGGTCGGCCGCGTCGTCGCCGGCGAGGTCGACCCCGACCCGCGCGTGAGCGGGGGCGGCTTCGGGCGGCTGCGGGCCGCGGGCGTGGAGGCGGTGGCGGCCCCGACACCGGGGACGGCGTGGCTGCTCGCGCCCTTCGCCAAGCGGCTGGCGACCGGCCTGCCCTGGGTGATCGCGAAGTGGGCGCAGACGCTCGACGGATGCGTCGCGACCGCCGGTGGCGACTCGAAGTGGATCAGCAACGAGGCCTCACGCCGCCGCGTCCACCGCCTGCGGGCCCGCGTCGACGCGGTCCTCACCGGCGCGGGCACGGCGGTTGCCGACGACCCGCGGCTGACCGCACGCGGCGTGCGGGTGCACCGCCGGGCGCGGCGGGTGGTCTTCGATCGCTCGGGCCGGTTGCCCGCCGGGGCGGCGTTGCGCGAGCGCGGCGGGCCGCCGCTGGAGGTCACCGCAGATCCGCCGGAGGCCGTCCTTCGCCGGCTGGCGGCCGACGGCTGCACCCGCGTGCTGCTCGAGGCGGGCCCCGGCCTCGCCGGCGCCTTCTTCGCCGCCGGCCTGGTCGACGAGATCCACGCCTACGTCGCGCCGCTCCTGCTCGGCGACCCGGCCGGGCTTGGGCCCGCGGCGGCGGGATCAATGGAGCGGATGGCCGGAGCCCGCCCGCTGCGGCTCGTCTCGGCGAGTCGGCTCGGCGACGACCTGTGCCTCGTCTACGCCGTCAACCGGGATCCGGCGTCTCCAGGCTGA